A window of the Branchiibius hedensis genome harbors these coding sequences:
- a CDS encoding class I SAM-dependent DNA methyltransferase: protein MTSSDLWTEADAERYDEDSSEMFAPRVLEPTIDVLAELAGHGPVLEFAIGTGRVAIPLKQRGLSVSGIEFSAPMAERLHRKDPALPIVIGDMATQTVPGGPFSLVYLVFNTIGNLRTQAEQVACFANAARHLARGGAFVVELWVPELRRMPLGQNAVPFDVTDQHVGFDTLDIATQQGTSHHYTRQPDGSFRYGASNFRYVWPSELDLMAQLAGMQLESRWGGWSGEPFTSDSTSHVSVWRTP from the coding sequence ATGACCAGCAGTGACCTATGGACCGAGGCCGACGCCGAGCGGTACGACGAGGATTCGTCGGAGATGTTCGCACCGCGGGTGCTGGAGCCCACGATCGACGTACTGGCTGAACTGGCCGGCCACGGGCCGGTGCTGGAGTTCGCCATCGGCACTGGACGGGTTGCCATCCCGCTCAAGCAGCGCGGACTCTCGGTGAGTGGTATCGAGTTCTCAGCACCGATGGCCGAGCGTCTTCATCGGAAGGATCCGGCTCTACCGATCGTCATCGGCGACATGGCGACACAAACAGTGCCGGGCGGGCCGTTCAGCCTGGTCTATCTGGTGTTCAACACGATCGGCAATCTGCGCACGCAGGCTGAGCAGGTCGCCTGCTTCGCCAACGCTGCCCGCCACCTGGCTCGGGGCGGTGCCTTCGTTGTCGAGTTGTGGGTGCCGGAGTTGCGCCGGATGCCGCTCGGGCAGAACGCCGTACCGTTTGATGTCACCGATCAGCACGTCGGATTCGACACGCTGGACATCGCCACGCAACAAGGTACGTCCCACCACTACACCCGTCAGCCGGACGGCTCGTTCCGCTACGGCGCCAGCAACTTTCGCTACGTGTGGCCATCGGAACTGGATCTGATGGCGCAGTTGGCTGGCATGCAGCTGGAGTCGCGGTGGGGCGGGTGGTCGGGCGAACCGTTCACGAGCGACAGCACCTCCCACGTGTCGGTCTGGCGTACGCCATAG
- a CDS encoding thiamine-binding protein: MALFAFSVAPASTDDPDGSFSEAVAEAVRIVRDSGLPNETTAMFTTLEGDWDDCLAVIKAATEAVQKYSSRVSLVIKADIRPGFTDQLSAKVQRVEERLADD, encoded by the coding sequence ATGGCTCTCTTCGCGTTCTCCGTTGCTCCTGCTAGCACTGACGACCCCGACGGTTCGTTCAGCGAAGCCGTCGCCGAGGCGGTCCGCATCGTGCGTGATTCGGGGCTGCCGAACGAGACGACCGCGATGTTCACCACGCTGGAGGGTGACTGGGATGACTGCCTGGCCGTCATCAAGGCGGCCACGGAGGCGGTGCAGAAGTACTCCTCGCGAGTGTCGCTGGTGATCAAGGCCGACATCCGCCCTGGCTTCACCGATCAGCTGAGTGCCAAGGTGCAGCGGGTCGAGGAGCGGCTGGCCGATGACTGA
- a CDS encoding GNAT family N-acetyltransferase → MTDFVLRPIVDADAEEVGTAHVRIWQHTYAGMMDQAKLDALQPEQRITGWREQIIPGQVAREAAGETLTRCAVDPATGRIAGFGTGGRPRDEDPPRATELWSLNVLPEFHGTGAAAQLLDVLIGDRPAYLWVATQNDRAIAFYRKHGFELDGQTQYDDAWSCHESRMVRG, encoded by the coding sequence ATGACTGACTTCGTGCTGCGGCCGATCGTCGACGCAGACGCCGAGGAGGTCGGCACGGCGCACGTACGTATCTGGCAGCACACCTACGCCGGGATGATGGACCAGGCCAAATTGGACGCTTTGCAGCCCGAGCAGCGGATCACCGGCTGGCGCGAGCAGATCATCCCTGGTCAGGTCGCCCGAGAAGCTGCGGGTGAGACCCTCACCCGGTGCGCCGTGGACCCGGCAACCGGTCGCATCGCCGGTTTCGGTACCGGCGGTCGGCCGCGGGACGAGGACCCGCCGCGGGCGACGGAGTTGTGGTCACTGAACGTGCTCCCTGAGTTCCACGGAACCGGAGCAGCAGCGCAACTGCTCGATGTCCTCATCGGTGACCGACCGGCGTACCTGTGGGTTGCGACCCAGAACGACCGCGCCATCGCGTTCTACCGCAAACACGGGTTCGAACTGGACGGGCAGACGCAGTACGACGACGCCTGGTCTTGTCACGAGTCGCGGATGGTCCGCGGGTGA
- a CDS encoding MarR family winged helix-turn-helix transcriptional regulator: MSGKLPFDPIARARELWRARWGADAPYDAMATATSIMRVQQRLLADLDAAVAPYGLTFARYEALVLLAFSRTGDLPMSKVGERLMIHPTSATNIVQRLAADGLVERVPNPQDGRGTLARITPAGTNRMEEATAALHAIDFGLAGVSEREHGQLWRLLRNIRKRSGDF; encoded by the coding sequence GTGAGCGGCAAACTTCCCTTCGATCCGATCGCTCGCGCCCGGGAGCTCTGGCGGGCGCGCTGGGGGGCGGATGCGCCGTACGACGCGATGGCCACCGCGACCTCGATCATGCGGGTCCAGCAGCGGTTGCTCGCCGACCTGGATGCCGCGGTCGCGCCGTACGGATTGACCTTTGCCCGCTACGAGGCGCTGGTCCTGCTGGCGTTCTCACGGACCGGCGACCTGCCGATGAGCAAGGTGGGGGAGCGGCTGATGATCCACCCCACCAGCGCCACCAACATCGTTCAGCGGCTGGCCGCCGACGGTCTGGTCGAGCGGGTGCCCAACCCGCAGGACGGCCGCGGCACCCTGGCCCGGATCACTCCCGCGGGCACCAATCGGATGGAGGAGGCAACCGCGGCGCTGCACGCCATTGATTTTGGTCTAGCGGGCGTGTCCGAGCGAGAGCACGGCCAGCTGTGGCGACTACTCCGCAACATCCGCAAACGCTCCGGCGACTTCTAA
- a CDS encoding DUF2785 domain-containing protein, whose protein sequence is MTDHDLSTLLSAMASPDPTTRDGWAYAELSRGILSGRFAASSDEIRASAIDQLSSPHVQARTFAPLTLAWLVLAGDRDRGAFEQLRDWYTTESDTRGYDDRLGWLHAVAHGADYFAEAVKAGIAGGGEVLETLAVRMVFDGQAWHDQEYARVAGAAIVALSVDPGGHTVWLGKVVDALAEFERAPQPARPPDWIHNVYTTLAAAYVALCEQPVDGQQPLIVAEASAIADAVARLLARMTPWLLRTRAEADGGVSY, encoded by the coding sequence GTGACCGATCATGATCTGTCTACCCTGCTGTCGGCCATGGCCTCGCCGGACCCTACGACCCGCGATGGATGGGCGTACGCCGAGCTATCGCGGGGCATTCTTTCGGGCCGTTTCGCAGCGTCGAGCGATGAGATCCGGGCGAGTGCGATCGATCAGCTGAGCAGCCCGCATGTGCAGGCCCGGACCTTCGCGCCTCTTACCCTCGCGTGGTTGGTGCTCGCAGGCGATCGCGATCGCGGTGCCTTCGAGCAGCTCCGGGACTGGTACACAACCGAGTCCGACACCCGCGGGTATGACGATCGGCTGGGTTGGTTGCACGCAGTTGCGCACGGCGCCGACTACTTCGCAGAGGCCGTCAAGGCAGGCATTGCCGGTGGCGGCGAAGTCCTCGAAACTCTCGCGGTCAGAATGGTTTTCGACGGACAAGCGTGGCACGACCAAGAGTATGCCCGTGTCGCAGGGGCGGCGATTGTCGCGCTATCAGTCGACCCGGGGGGCCACACGGTGTGGCTGGGCAAGGTCGTGGATGCGCTCGCGGAGTTCGAGCGCGCTCCTCAGCCGGCCCGTCCGCCGGACTGGATCCACAACGTCTACACGACTCTGGCTGCGGCGTACGTCGCATTATGCGAGCAGCCGGTGGATGGGCAGCAGCCCCTGATCGTCGCTGAGGCGTCCGCAATAGCTGATGCCGTTGCGAGGTTGCTTGCCCGAATGACGCCGTGGCTGCTCAGGACGCGTGCGGAGGCTGACGGAGGGGTAAGTTACTAG
- a CDS encoding acyl-CoA mutase large subunit family protein codes for MSRVEWERQYAAAEASGRVRDADFTTLSGDEVDPAYGVDDGEWPGQFPYTRGLYATGYRGRPWTIRQFAGFGNAQQTNERYRMILGRGGGGLSVAFDMPTLMGRDSDDPMSLGEVGHCGVAIDSAADMEVLFDGIRLDEVTTSMTISGPAVPVFCMYLVAAERQGVDVGKLNGTLQTDIYKEYIAQKEWLFGPEPHLRLIGDLMEYTSAKIPAYKPLSVSGYHIREAGSTAAQELAYTLADGFGYVELGLSRGLDVDVFGPGLSFFFDAHVDFFEEIAKFRAARRIWARWMRDVYGAKTAKAQWLRFHTQTAGVSLTAQQPINNVVRTAVEALAAVLGGTNSLHTNALDETLALPTEESAEVALRTQQVLMEETGVTNVADPLGGSYFIEALTDRMEQQAEAIFEQIRVMGQRGKPEGYEHPIGPITSGLLRGVEDGWFMSEIAEAAFQYQTAVEKGDKRVVGVNVHTESSAKELEILRVSHEVEREQVRVLQARKAARDEPAVQAALAEMIRVAQGDGNLIEPMLAAVRAEATLGEICGAMKELWGSYREPARF; via the coding sequence ATGTCACGTGTGGAATGGGAGCGCCAGTACGCCGCCGCCGAGGCCTCAGGTCGGGTCCGCGACGCCGACTTCACGACCTTGTCCGGCGACGAGGTCGATCCGGCGTACGGCGTCGACGACGGTGAGTGGCCAGGCCAATTCCCTTACACCCGAGGCCTGTACGCCACTGGCTACCGCGGGCGACCGTGGACGATCCGGCAGTTCGCTGGCTTCGGCAACGCCCAGCAGACCAACGAGCGCTACCGGATGATCCTTGGTCGCGGTGGTGGCGGTCTCAGCGTCGCCTTTGACATGCCCACCTTGATGGGACGCGACTCCGATGACCCGATGAGCCTGGGCGAAGTCGGTCACTGCGGTGTCGCCATCGACTCGGCGGCCGACATGGAGGTGCTCTTCGACGGCATCCGCCTGGACGAAGTCACCACCTCGATGACCATCAGCGGCCCGGCGGTCCCGGTCTTCTGCATGTATCTCGTGGCCGCCGAGCGTCAGGGCGTCGACGTCGGCAAGCTCAACGGCACCCTGCAGACCGACATCTACAAGGAGTACATCGCACAGAAGGAATGGCTCTTCGGTCCCGAACCGCACCTGCGGCTCATCGGTGATCTGATGGAGTACACCAGTGCGAAAATCCCTGCCTACAAACCGCTTTCGGTGTCTGGCTACCACATCCGTGAGGCCGGCTCTACCGCCGCGCAAGAGTTGGCCTACACCCTGGCTGACGGCTTCGGGTACGTCGAGTTGGGTCTCTCCCGGGGCTTGGACGTCGACGTGTTCGGGCCCGGGTTGTCCTTCTTCTTCGACGCCCACGTGGACTTCTTCGAGGAGATCGCCAAGTTCCGCGCCGCCCGTCGCATCTGGGCTCGCTGGATGCGTGACGTCTATGGCGCGAAGACCGCCAAGGCCCAGTGGCTGCGATTCCACACCCAGACCGCCGGCGTCTCCCTGACCGCGCAGCAGCCGATCAACAACGTGGTCCGCACGGCGGTCGAAGCCCTCGCTGCAGTTCTCGGCGGCACCAACTCTTTGCACACCAACGCCCTCGACGAGACGTTGGCGCTGCCCACCGAGGAGTCCGCCGAGGTTGCCCTGCGCACCCAGCAGGTGCTGATGGAAGAGACCGGCGTGACGAATGTCGCTGACCCGCTTGGTGGTTCGTACTTCATCGAAGCGCTGACCGACCGGATGGAGCAGCAGGCCGAGGCGATCTTCGAGCAGATCCGGGTCATGGGGCAGCGGGGCAAACCGGAGGGATACGAGCATCCGATCGGCCCGATCACCAGCGGCTTGCTACGCGGTGTCGAGGACGGATGGTTCATGTCCGAGATCGCCGAGGCCGCCTTCCAATACCAAACCGCCGTTGAGAAGGGCGACAAGCGGGTCGTCGGCGTCAACGTGCACACCGAGTCGTCCGCCAAGGAGTTGGAGATCCTGCGGGTCTCGCACGAGGTCGAACGCGAGCAGGTCCGCGTCCTGCAGGCACGCAAGGCGGCCCGCGACGAGCCCGCGGTCCAGGCGGCGCTCGCCGAGATGATCCGGGTGGCGCAAGGCGATGGCAACCTGATCGAGCCCATGCTCGCCGCGGTCCGCGCGGAGGCAACGCTGGGGGAGATCTGCGGCGCCATGAAGGAGCTGTGGGGTAGTTACCGCGAGCCCGCTCGATTCTGA
- a CDS encoding tetratricopeptide repeat protein — MVLALIKGQPLPLYMGPQPADAVRGVFDQVLQAAQQAGVTGTVPVEGAPPAAQEPESDEDPLLAQAYDAIEAGDYDAAIAAYDQLLATNPEDEGARLGRGQVLLLQRTADLDATTVREAAAQNPTDVAAQTQVADLDLLGGHVEDAFARLIDLVRATSGDDRSAAREHLIGLFDIIGSTDERVKKARTALMSALY; from the coding sequence ATGGTGCTCGCGCTGATCAAGGGTCAGCCGTTGCCGCTCTACATGGGCCCGCAGCCGGCCGATGCCGTGCGCGGGGTGTTCGATCAGGTGCTCCAGGCGGCCCAGCAGGCGGGCGTCACCGGCACTGTTCCCGTCGAGGGTGCGCCGCCCGCGGCGCAGGAGCCAGAGTCGGATGAGGATCCGTTGTTGGCCCAGGCGTACGACGCGATCGAGGCGGGGGACTACGACGCCGCCATTGCGGCGTACGACCAACTGCTGGCCACCAACCCCGAGGACGAGGGTGCCCGCCTCGGCCGCGGGCAGGTGCTGCTGCTCCAGCGCACCGCAGACCTGGACGCGACAACCGTCCGGGAGGCGGCCGCGCAGAACCCCACCGATGTCGCCGCCCAGACCCAGGTCGCCGACCTCGACCTGCTCGGCGGACACGTCGAGGACGCCTTCGCCCGCCTGATCGACCTGGTCCGAGCAACAAGCGGCGACGACCGCAGCGCAGCTCGCGAACACCTCATCGGCCTGTTCGACATCATCGGCTCGACCGACGAGCGGGTGAAGAAGGCGCGCACCGCCCTGATGTCGGCGCTGTACTGA
- the pgm gene encoding phosphoglucomutase (alpha-D-glucose-1,6-bisphosphate-dependent), translating into MNDAASRAGQPALPSDLVDVPALITAYYTLTPDPENPDQQVVFGTSGHRGSSLDSAFNEAHILATTQAIVDYRREQGYDGPLFIGRDTHGLSEPAWVSALEVLAANDVTVLVDSRDGYTPTPGVSHAILKANAGRTTGPGLADGIVITPSHNPPRDGGFKYNPPHGGPADSDATKVIAAAANAYLRAGLDGVRRVPISTARASAGSYDFLAEYVTDLPNVIDLSRIKDAGVKIGADPLGGASVAYWGEIGSQYGLDLTVVNPLVDPTWRFMTLDWDGKIRMDCSSPYAMASLIKQRDHYDIATGNDADSDRHGIVTKGGLMNPNHYLAVAISYLYGGARPDWKSHRVGKTLVSSSLIDRVVAGIGAELWEVPVGFKWFVPGLLDGSVGFGGEESAGASFLRFDGSVWTTDKDGILLALLASEITAATGKTPSEHFTELTAQYGSSAYARVDAPASREQKAKLAALSPSDVASTSLAGEDITATLTEAPGNGAAIGGLKVTTQNAWFAARPSGTEDVYKIYAESFLGEDHLKQVQTEAKQIVDAALGV; encoded by the coding sequence ATGAATGACGCCGCATCCCGAGCCGGTCAACCGGCGCTGCCCAGCGACCTGGTCGACGTACCCGCCTTGATCACGGCGTATTACACGCTGACCCCCGATCCGGAAAACCCCGACCAACAGGTTGTTTTCGGCACGTCCGGGCACCGCGGGTCGTCGCTGGACAGTGCGTTCAACGAGGCGCACATCCTGGCGACGACGCAGGCGATCGTGGACTACCGACGCGAGCAGGGGTATGACGGTCCGCTGTTCATCGGTCGGGACACCCACGGGTTGTCCGAACCGGCATGGGTCAGCGCACTGGAGGTACTGGCAGCGAACGACGTCACGGTGCTGGTCGACAGTCGGGACGGCTACACCCCGACGCCGGGTGTCTCCCACGCGATCCTCAAGGCGAACGCGGGCCGCACCACGGGCCCTGGCCTGGCCGACGGCATCGTGATCACCCCGTCGCACAACCCGCCGCGGGACGGCGGGTTCAAGTACAACCCGCCACACGGTGGTCCCGCCGACAGTGATGCCACCAAGGTGATTGCAGCGGCAGCCAATGCGTACCTGCGGGCCGGGCTGGACGGCGTACGTCGGGTGCCGATCAGCACGGCGCGTGCCAGCGCAGGCTCGTACGACTTCCTGGCCGAGTACGTGACCGACCTGCCCAACGTGATCGATCTGTCGCGGATCAAGGACGCCGGCGTCAAGATCGGGGCGGACCCGCTCGGCGGTGCGTCGGTCGCCTACTGGGGCGAGATCGGTTCGCAGTACGGGCTGGATCTGACCGTGGTCAATCCCCTGGTGGACCCGACGTGGCGGTTCATGACGCTGGACTGGGACGGCAAGATCCGGATGGACTGCTCATCGCCGTACGCGATGGCCTCGTTGATCAAGCAACGCGACCACTACGACATCGCTACCGGCAACGACGCGGACAGCGACCGGCACGGCATCGTGACCAAGGGCGGGTTGATGAACCCGAATCACTATCTGGCCGTGGCGATTTCGTATCTTTACGGCGGAGCGCGCCCGGACTGGAAGTCGCACCGCGTCGGGAAGACCCTGGTGTCGTCGTCCCTGATCGACCGCGTGGTGGCCGGGATCGGCGCCGAACTGTGGGAGGTGCCAGTCGGCTTCAAGTGGTTCGTGCCGGGCCTGTTGGACGGGTCGGTCGGATTCGGTGGTGAGGAGTCGGCGGGGGCGTCGTTCCTGCGGTTCGACGGGTCGGTGTGGACAACGGACAAGGACGGCATTCTGTTGGCGCTGTTGGCTTCGGAGATCACTGCTGCGACCGGGAAAACGCCGTCCGAGCACTTCACCGAACTCACGGCGCAGTATGGCTCGTCGGCCTACGCCCGTGTCGACGCGCCGGCGTCACGGGAGCAGAAGGCCAAGCTGGCGGCCCTCAGCCCGTCGGACGTCGCGTCCACAAGCCTTGCGGGAGAGGACATCACGGCCACACTGACCGAGGCGCCGGGCAACGGTGCCGCGATCGGTGGCCTCAAGGTCACGACCCAGAACGCCTGGTTCGCTGCTCGGCCGTCAGGCACCGAGGACGTCTACAAAATCTACGCCGAGTCGTTCCTCGGGGAGGATCACCTGAAGCAGGTGCAGACCGAGGCCAAGCAGATCGTCGACGCTGCCCTCGGGGTGTAG
- the glgB gene encoding 1,4-alpha-glucan branching protein GlgB, translating into MATIHRNATLTPGKVELLTPWIEQQRWYADKSRTPQLRNLGSYRFDDPAGEVGVEVLLLSDDSAATPTVYQVPVTYRGEPLEVSEHALIGTMEHSELGLRYVYDACHDPVFVSQLLRTIQTGAQQSTLATPSGEPLPSKVTVTGSGRAGAHVSEVASSQVLSGEQSNTSVIIHLTDGPPVIVKVFRVLHDGHNPDVELQTALSAAGSEVVPHAIGALSGSWTQPDGTGAHGDLAFAEEFLPGVLDAWRHASAAAEAEQDYSAAARSLGAATAAMHVTLADTMGRTPSTPEQVTHLVGQMRDRFDRAVADEPALADLQDSYESVLARAEAAQWPPLQRIHGDFHLGQVLQVPDRGWVMLDFEGEPLRPLAERSLPDSPMRDVAGMLRSFDYAAGSAEVRGAGSRRDWSDSCRRAFLEGYSAGSPISGAVLNAYEIDKAVYEVSYEVRNRPAWKHIPLAAVDRLLGSSESPSAAPSAPPVAEHEADALLAGLHRDPHSVLGAQMDAEGPFIRVLRPLAATVQIALAGDERVPLQHEYEGIWSARIPGSDVPDYRIVTTYGDGVEHVADDPYRFLPSLGEMDLFLIGQGRHEELWNALGARVHRYDGPLGEVTGTAFAVWAPNAKGVRVIGEFNGWNGTTHPMRLLGGSGVWELFVPDVGAGTRYKFQVLGADRVWREKTDPMARFTETSPKTAAIVTESAYEWGDSDWMTKRANTDPHTGPMSTYEVHLSSWREGQSYRDLAEHLVNYVKDLGFTHVEFMPVMEHPYPPSWGYHVTGYYAPNSRLGNPDDLRYLIDTLHQNGIGVILDWVPGHFATDEWALVRFDGTALYEHPDRRRGWHPEWGSYIFNFGRTEVRNFLVANATYWLEEFHADGLRVDGVASMLYLDYARSDGQWLPNRYGGRENLEAVELLQEANATAYRRSPGSVMIAEESTSWPGVTQPTDAGGLGFGLKWNMGWMHDTLDYFHEEPIHRQYHHNKITFGFVYAWSERFVLPISHDEVVHGKGSLLRKMPGDRWNQLANVRAFLAHQWSHPGKQLLFMGCEFAQEAEWADGRSLDWWLLRHPEHYGVHALVKDLNQLYVDTPALWSLDHQGDGFEWINGDDAGGNTFSYLRWGAGERGPDNVVAAVLNASATEHRDITLGLPFTGEWAEVLNTDAQAYGGAGRGNLGAVTAVSEAANGQPASARITLPPLSMIWLIPIQ; encoded by the coding sequence ATGGCCACGATTCATCGCAACGCCACACTGACCCCCGGGAAGGTCGAGTTGCTGACCCCGTGGATCGAGCAACAGCGTTGGTACGCCGACAAATCCCGGACTCCGCAGCTGAGAAATCTCGGTTCGTATCGCTTCGACGATCCGGCTGGCGAGGTGGGTGTCGAGGTGCTGCTACTCAGCGACGATTCCGCCGCGACGCCGACGGTCTATCAGGTTCCGGTCACCTATCGCGGCGAACCCCTGGAAGTCTCCGAGCACGCGCTGATCGGGACCATGGAACACAGCGAACTCGGCCTTCGCTACGTGTACGACGCCTGCCACGATCCGGTCTTCGTCAGCCAGCTGTTGCGCACGATCCAGACCGGTGCGCAGCAGTCGACCTTGGCCACCCCGTCCGGCGAACCGCTTCCGAGCAAGGTCACCGTGACCGGAAGCGGACGCGCCGGTGCCCACGTCAGCGAGGTGGCCTCCTCGCAGGTGCTCAGCGGCGAACAGTCCAACACCTCGGTGATCATTCACCTCACCGACGGTCCGCCGGTGATCGTGAAGGTTTTCCGAGTCCTGCACGACGGCCACAACCCCGACGTCGAACTGCAGACCGCGTTGTCGGCTGCCGGCAGCGAAGTGGTCCCGCACGCTATCGGCGCGCTCAGCGGCTCGTGGACGCAACCGGACGGCACAGGCGCACACGGTGACTTGGCGTTCGCCGAGGAGTTTCTACCCGGCGTACTCGACGCGTGGCGGCACGCCAGCGCGGCCGCCGAAGCCGAGCAGGACTACTCCGCTGCGGCCCGGTCACTGGGCGCGGCCACGGCTGCGATGCACGTCACCCTCGCCGACACCATGGGCCGGACACCATCCACCCCCGAGCAGGTGACTCACCTGGTCGGCCAGATGCGGGACCGGTTCGACCGCGCGGTCGCCGATGAGCCCGCGCTGGCAGACCTCCAGGACAGTTACGAATCGGTCCTCGCCCGCGCGGAAGCCGCTCAGTGGCCCCCGCTGCAACGCATCCATGGTGACTTCCACCTCGGCCAGGTGCTCCAGGTGCCGGACCGCGGCTGGGTGATGTTGGACTTCGAAGGTGAGCCGCTGCGACCGCTGGCCGAGCGCAGCCTGCCGGACAGCCCGATGCGCGATGTCGCCGGGATGCTGCGTTCCTTCGACTACGCGGCCGGTTCGGCCGAGGTGCGCGGCGCCGGTTCACGGCGCGACTGGTCGGACTCATGTCGTCGGGCCTTCCTGGAGGGGTACTCCGCGGGCAGCCCGATCAGCGGCGCCGTGCTCAACGCCTACGAGATCGACAAAGCGGTCTACGAAGTCAGTTACGAAGTGCGAAACCGACCGGCCTGGAAGCACATTCCGTTAGCTGCGGTCGACCGGCTCCTTGGTTCCTCGGAGTCCCCCTCAGCGGCGCCGTCGGCACCGCCGGTGGCCGAGCACGAGGCAGACGCGCTGCTGGCCGGGTTGCACCGCGACCCGCACAGCGTGCTCGGTGCCCAGATGGATGCCGAGGGGCCGTTCATCCGGGTGCTGCGCCCGCTGGCTGCGACCGTGCAGATCGCGCTGGCCGGTGATGAGCGAGTGCCGTTGCAGCATGAGTACGAAGGGATCTGGTCAGCCCGGATCCCAGGAAGTGACGTGCCCGACTACCGGATCGTCACGACGTACGGCGACGGCGTCGAACACGTCGCCGACGACCCCTACCGGTTCCTGCCCAGCCTCGGGGAGATGGACCTGTTCCTCATCGGTCAGGGCCGGCACGAGGAGTTGTGGAACGCACTGGGCGCACGAGTGCACCGCTACGACGGGCCGCTGGGTGAGGTGACCGGTACGGCGTTCGCGGTCTGGGCGCCCAACGCCAAGGGCGTGCGGGTCATCGGTGAGTTCAACGGCTGGAACGGCACCACCCACCCGATGCGGTTGCTCGGCGGTTCCGGGGTGTGGGAACTGTTCGTCCCCGATGTCGGCGCAGGAACGCGCTACAAGTTCCAGGTGCTAGGGGCCGACCGGGTGTGGCGGGAGAAGACCGACCCGATGGCGCGGTTCACCGAGACGTCGCCGAAGACGGCGGCCATCGTGACCGAATCCGCTTACGAATGGGGCGATTCGGACTGGATGACCAAGCGGGCCAACACCGACCCGCACACCGGACCGATGAGCACCTACGAGGTGCACCTGAGCTCGTGGCGTGAGGGTCAGTCGTACCGCGACCTGGCCGAGCACCTGGTCAACTACGTCAAGGATCTGGGCTTCACGCACGTGGAGTTCATGCCGGTGATGGAGCACCCCTACCCGCCGTCGTGGGGTTATCACGTGACGGGGTACTACGCACCGAACTCCCGGCTCGGAAACCCCGACGATCTGCGTTATCTGATCGACACCCTGCACCAGAACGGGATCGGCGTCATCCTGGACTGGGTGCCGGGCCACTTCGCCACCGACGAGTGGGCGCTGGTGCGCTTCGACGGGACGGCCCTCTATGAGCACCCGGACCGGCGACGCGGCTGGCACCCGGAGTGGGGTTCGTACATCTTCAACTTCGGCCGCACGGAGGTGCGCAACTTCCTGGTCGCCAACGCAACGTACTGGTTGGAGGAGTTCCACGCCGACGGGCTCCGGGTCGACGGGGTCGCTTCGATGCTCTACCTCGACTACGCCCGCAGCGACGGCCAATGGCTACCCAACCGGTACGGCGGCCGGGAGAACCTCGAGGCCGTCGAACTACTCCAAGAGGCCAACGCGACCGCCTACCGGCGCTCCCCCGGCAGCGTGATGATCGCCGAGGAGTCAACGTCCTGGCCAGGGGTCACCCAGCCGACGGACGCCGGCGGTCTCGGCTTCGGACTGAAGTGGAACATGGGCTGGATGCACGACACCCTGGACTACTTCCACGAAGAACCCATCCACCGGCAGTACCACCACAACAAGATCACCTTTGGTTTCGTCTACGCGTGGAGCGAGCGGTTCGTGCTGCCGATCAGCCACGACGAGGTCGTGCACGGCAAGGGATCGCTGCTGCGCAAGATGCCCGGGGACCGGTGGAACCAGTTGGCCAACGTGCGTGCGTTTCTGGCCCACCAGTGGTCCCACCCCGGCAAACAACTGCTTTTCATGGGGTGCGAATTCGCTCAGGAAGCTGAGTGGGCCGACGGACGCAGCCTCGACTGGTGGCTGCTTCGCCACCCCGAGCACTACGGCGTGCACGCACTGGTGAAGGACCTCAACCAGCTCTACGTCGACACCCCGGCGCTGTGGTCGTTGGACCACCAGGGCGATGGTTTCGAGTGGATCAACGGCGACGACGCGGGAGGTAACACCTTCAGCTATCTGCGCTGGGGCGCCGGCGAGCGGGGTCCGGACAACGTGGTGGCGGCCGTCCTGAACGCCTCCGCGACCGAGCACCGCGACATCACCTTGGGTTTGCCGTTCACCGGTGAGTGGGCAGAAGTGCTGAACACCGATGCGCAGGCGTACGGCGGGGCCGGGCGCGGCAACCTGGGCGCCGTGACGGCCGTCTCCGAGGCAGCCAACGGCCAGCCCGCATCTGCCCGGATAACCCTTCCCCCGTTGTCCATGATCTGGCTCATCCCGATTCAGTAG